A stretch of the Sphingomonas sp. CL5.1 genome encodes the following:
- the bfr gene encoding bacterioferritin — protein MKGDPRVIELLNETLKNELTAINQYWLHHRLLDHWGVKKLAAFERHESIDEMKHADWLAERILFLDGLPNFQLLGRLRIGESVEEVLKADLALELEAVAQLKGAVAHCEEVKDYVSRDLFTKILESEEEHVDTLERQFDMIERMGLQNYIQLNAKSEDE, from the coding sequence ATGAAGGGCGACCCGCGCGTCATCGAACTGCTCAACGAGACGCTGAAGAACGAGCTGACCGCTATCAATCAATATTGGTTGCACCACCGCCTGCTCGACCATTGGGGCGTGAAGAAGCTCGCCGCGTTCGAGCGCCACGAATCGATCGACGAGATGAAGCACGCCGACTGGCTGGCGGAGCGCATCCTGTTCCTGGACGGGCTGCCGAACTTCCAGCTTCTCGGCCGGCTGCGCATCGGCGAATCGGTGGAGGAAGTGCTGAAGGCCGATCTGGCGCTCGAGCTGGAGGCGGTGGCCCAGCTCAAGGGCGCGGTCGCGCATTGCGAGGAAGTGAAGGATTACGTCAGCCGCGACCTGTTCACCAAGATCCTCGAAAGCGAGGAGGAGCATGTCGATACGCTGGAGCGCCAGTTCGACATGATCGAACGGATGGGCTTGCAGAACTACATCCAGCTCAACGCCAAGAGCGAGGACGAGTAA
- a CDS encoding DUF418 domain-containing protein — protein MSALPGGAPPPARIATLDAVRGVAVMGILLLNIVSFALPAYAYVDPDFAGGASGANWWAWAIVYVLADGKMRGLFTMLFGASTLLVAERALAGGASPARVHHARMASLFAIGLVHAYLIWAGDILTLYAVCGALLFALWRWPARLLAGAAAGLLMWQLAVGVLDYIDTRRFEAVAAAPNASEAVRAQWASYRAALVPPHPPAASEIATYRGGWREIASARAREATFLETQVMPGMLPETLGLMLLGMTLFRAGFFSGAWPRRAYWGVAIGGYALTIPPYAVLALWLTRTRFDPIVLILSEPLHLVLLRPWMALAHAALVILLVTSARARWLTARIAAAGRMAFSNYLGTSIVCTSLFYGYGLGWFGRLERWQLYPVVLAVWALMLLWSKPWLGRFAYGPCEWLWRSIARGRWQPMRRSRNCEPSAKALASASQ, from the coding sequence GTGAGCGCCCTTCCCGGCGGAGCGCCGCCGCCCGCACGGATCGCGACGCTGGACGCGGTGCGCGGGGTCGCGGTGATGGGCATCCTGCTGCTCAACATCGTCTCGTTCGCGCTGCCCGCCTATGCCTATGTCGACCCTGATTTCGCCGGCGGCGCGAGCGGGGCGAACTGGTGGGCGTGGGCGATCGTCTATGTGCTCGCCGACGGGAAGATGCGCGGGCTGTTCACGATGTTGTTCGGCGCCTCCACCCTGCTTGTCGCGGAGCGCGCGCTGGCGGGCGGCGCCAGCCCGGCGCGGGTGCATCATGCGCGGATGGCGAGCCTGTTCGCGATCGGCCTCGTCCATGCCTACCTGATCTGGGCCGGCGACATCTTGACGCTCTACGCGGTGTGCGGCGCGCTGCTGTTCGCATTGTGGCGCTGGCCGGCGCGGCTGCTCGCCGGGGCGGCGGCGGGGCTGCTGATGTGGCAGCTCGCGGTCGGCGTGCTCGACTATATCGACACGCGGCGGTTCGAGGCGGTCGCCGCCGCGCCGAACGCGAGCGAGGCGGTGCGCGCGCAATGGGCGAGCTATCGCGCCGCGCTGGTGCCGCCGCATCCGCCCGCCGCGAGCGAGATCGCCACCTATCGCGGCGGCTGGCGCGAGATCGCCTCCGCCCGCGCGCGCGAGGCGACCTTTCTCGAGACGCAGGTGATGCCGGGGATGCTCCCCGAGACGCTTGGGCTGATGCTGCTCGGCATGACGCTGTTCCGCGCCGGCTTCTTCTCCGGCGCATGGCCGCGCCGCGCTTATTGGGGCGTGGCGATCGGCGGCTATGCGCTCACCATCCCGCCTTATGCCGTGCTGGCATTGTGGCTGACGCGGACGCGGTTCGATCCGATCGTGCTGATCCTCAGCGAGCCGCTGCATCTCGTGCTGCTGCGACCGTGGATGGCGCTGGCCCATGCCGCGCTCGTCATCCTGCTCGTCACCTCGGCGCGCGCGCGATGGCTGACCGCGCGGATCGCCGCCGCCGGGCGGATGGCGTTCAGCAACTATCTCGGCACCAGCATCGTCTGCACGTCGCTGTTCTACGGCTACGGGCTGGGCTGGTTCGGGCGGCTTGAACGGTGGCAGCTCTATCCGGTGGTGCTGGCGGTCTGGGCGCTGATGCTGCTGTGGTCGAAACCGTGGCTGGGCCGATTCGCTTATGGCCCGTGCGAATGGCTCTGGCGCAGCATCGCGCGCGGCAGATGGCAGCCGATGCGGCGGTCGCGTAATTGCGAACCATCCGCAAAAGCACTTGCGAGCGCATCGCAGTAA
- a CDS encoding phosphatase PAP2 family protein, translating to MLADVLQSAGVGLAFAYAVRWIGFVKIADLLEQSTLLPLAGVVFAFYSIVVASFNAPIADGMLARMDREFLALDRARAIDLLMASGRIKFIWAWIYNSLKFTPAILLAALVLSGERARAWAILTALIATAFVCIAFIALMPAYGNPPFPYEFVDVLNGARNGTVRTFDFSVVTGMVTFPSMHAADAVILACAFGWLGRWAIPLVVLNALMFVSALTVGGHYAVDLIAGGLIGAIMLALSLRLHGEAGRAVRPPALSAPRFLSARTLVSG from the coding sequence ATGCTGGCCGATGTGCTGCAATCCGCCGGTGTGGGGCTCGCATTTGCCTATGCGGTGAGGTGGATCGGCTTCGTGAAGATCGCGGATCTGCTCGAACAATCGACGTTGCTGCCGCTTGCCGGTGTCGTCTTCGCCTTTTACTCGATTGTTGTCGCGTCGTTCAACGCGCCGATCGCGGACGGGATGCTGGCGCGAATGGATCGGGAATTTCTCGCGCTGGACAGGGCGCGCGCGATAGACCTGCTGATGGCGTCGGGCAGGATCAAGTTCATATGGGCGTGGATCTACAACAGCTTGAAGTTCACGCCCGCTATTCTGCTGGCGGCATTGGTGCTTTCCGGCGAACGCGCGCGCGCCTGGGCGATTCTTACCGCCCTTATCGCGACGGCCTTCGTATGCATCGCCTTCATCGCGCTCATGCCCGCTTACGGGAATCCGCCATTCCCCTATGAGTTCGTGGATGTCCTGAACGGCGCGCGTAACGGCACGGTGCGGACATTCGATTTTTCCGTCGTCACCGGCATGGTCACGTTCCCGAGCATGCACGCGGCCGATGCGGTCATCCTCGCCTGCGCGTTCGGATGGCTCGGCCGCTGGGCGATACCGCTGGTGGTGCTCAATGCCCTGATGTTCGTATCAGCCCTGACGGTCGGAGGACATTACGCGGTCGACCTGATCGCGGGTGGCCTGATCGGCGCGATCATGCTGGCGCTGTCGCTGCGGCTGCATGGCGAGGCGGGGCGTGCCGTGCGACCCCCGGCGCTATCCGCGCCTCGCTTCCTGTCCGCGCGGACCTTAGTGTCCGGATAG
- a CDS encoding Hpt domain-containing protein yields the protein MSFEGSTLVDWNVFARARTELGAGFIRILGYFREDGVKSLAAIEEAAQAQNAAAMVIPAHTLKGESLQFGAEPLAALAESIELAARYCVETRDAPTGLIEDIVKLRPLFEQTLALLERETNPLAERRPVAFGRRPAPGGFGQA from the coding sequence GTGTCGTTCGAAGGCTCCACGCTGGTCGACTGGAATGTTTTTGCGCGTGCCCGCACGGAGCTGGGCGCGGGCTTCATCCGCATCCTGGGCTATTTCCGCGAGGACGGCGTGAAGTCGCTCGCGGCGATCGAGGAGGCGGCGCAGGCGCAGAACGCCGCCGCGATGGTGATCCCCGCCCATACATTGAAGGGCGAATCCCTCCAGTTCGGGGCGGAGCCGCTGGCCGCGCTGGCGGAATCGATCGAGCTGGCCGCGCGCTATTGCGTCGAGACGCGCGACGCGCCGACCGGACTGATCGAGGATATCGTCAAATTGCGCCCGCTGTTCGAGCAGACGCTGGCGCTGCTGGAGCGGGAAACGAACCCGCTGGCGGAGCGCCGCCCCGTCGCCTTCGGCCGCCGCCCCGCTCCGGGAGGCTTCGGCCAGGCGTGA
- a CDS encoding GNAT family acetyltransferase, giving the protein MIAEASLADEAELVVLWEVCGLTRPWNPPARDIARALGGPASTILVARREGAVTGSVMVGHDGHRGWVYYLAVAPDARRTGLGRALMQAAEAWLRERGAPKLQLMVRAGNEEVLAFYRALGFVDQPVAVLGRFLD; this is encoded by the coding sequence ATGATTGCGGAGGCTTCTCTTGCCGATGAGGCAGAATTGGTCGTTCTATGGGAAGTCTGCGGGCTGACCCGCCCGTGGAATCCGCCGGCGCGCGATATCGCGCGGGCGCTTGGCGGCCCCGCCTCGACCATCCTCGTCGCGCGTCGCGAGGGGGCGGTCACCGGAAGCGTGATGGTGGGGCATGACGGGCATCGCGGCTGGGTCTATTACCTTGCCGTCGCGCCGGATGCGCGCCGCACTGGGCTGGGGCGCGCGCTGATGCAGGCCGCCGAGGCGTGGCTGCGCGAGCGCGGCGCGCCGAAGCTGCAACTGATGGTGCGTGCCGGCAACGAAGAGGTGCTGGCCTTCTATCGCGCGCTGGGCTTTGTCGATCAACCGGTTGCGGTGCTCGGCCGTTTCCTCGATTGA
- the der gene encoding ribosome biogenesis GTPase Der codes for MPLPIVAIVGRPNVGKSTLFNRLVGKKLALVDDRPGVTRDRREGDAHLLGLDFRVVDTAGYEDEDPNTLPGRMRRQTEAAVKAADVALFLIDARAGIVPLDEEIARWLRGSTTPIILVANKVEGRSGDQGVLESLALGFGDPVQLSAEHGEGVADLFEALLPHLERAEEETDAEEDEEADDAPLKLAIVGRPNAGKSTLVNRMLGEDRMITGPEAGITRDSIAIDWTWNGPDGPRAVRLIDTAGMRKRAKVQDKLEKLSVADALHAVDFAEVVVLLLDATLGLEAQDLRIADKVLSEGRALLIALNKWDVAADPSSLFNGVRKALEDGLSQVKGVPLLTVSAVTGKGIDQLLAAAFETRAAWSRRVPTGELNRWFERAIEANPPPAPGGKRIKMRYVTQVKSRPPSFVIFGTRVDQLPASYERYLMNSLRRDLGFGAVPVRLTLRAPRNPFTQGKG; via the coding sequence ATGCCGCTTCCCATCGTCGCGATCGTCGGCCGACCCAATGTCGGTAAATCGACCCTGTTCAACCGCCTTGTCGGCAAGAAGCTGGCGCTGGTGGACGACCGTCCCGGCGTCACGCGCGACCGGCGCGAGGGGGACGCGCATCTGCTCGGCCTCGATTTCCGCGTCGTGGACACGGCTGGCTATGAGGACGAGGACCCCAATACGCTCCCCGGCCGGATGCGCCGCCAGACCGAGGCGGCGGTGAAGGCAGCCGACGTCGCGCTGTTCCTGATCGACGCGCGCGCCGGCATCGTCCCGCTCGATGAGGAGATCGCCCGCTGGCTGCGCGGATCGACCACGCCGATCATCCTCGTCGCGAACAAGGTGGAGGGGCGCTCGGGCGATCAGGGCGTGCTCGAATCGCTCGCGCTCGGCTTCGGCGATCCGGTGCAGCTTTCGGCCGAGCATGGCGAGGGCGTCGCGGACTTGTTCGAGGCGCTGCTGCCGCATCTGGAGCGCGCGGAGGAGGAAACGGACGCGGAGGAGGATGAGGAAGCGGACGACGCGCCGCTGAAGCTCGCCATCGTCGGCCGCCCCAATGCCGGCAAGTCGACGCTGGTCAACCGGATGCTCGGCGAGGATCGCATGATCACCGGCCCGGAAGCCGGCATCACGCGCGATTCGATCGCGATCGACTGGACGTGGAACGGCCCCGACGGCCCGCGCGCGGTGCGGCTGATCGACACCGCCGGGATGCGCAAGCGCGCCAAGGTGCAGGACAAGCTGGAGAAGCTCTCGGTGGCCGACGCGCTCCACGCGGTCGATTTCGCCGAGGTGGTGGTGCTGCTGCTCGACGCGACGCTGGGGCTGGAGGCGCAGGACCTGCGCATCGCCGACAAGGTGCTGTCGGAAGGCCGCGCGCTGCTGATCGCGCTCAACAAATGGGATGTCGCGGCCGACCCTTCGTCGCTGTTCAACGGCGTGCGCAAGGCGCTGGAGGACGGCCTCAGCCAGGTGAAGGGCGTGCCGCTGCTCACCGTCTCGGCGGTGACGGGCAAAGGCATCGACCAGCTTCTCGCCGCCGCCTTCGAGACGCGCGCCGCATGGTCGCGCCGCGTGCCGACCGGCGAGCTGAACCGCTGGTTCGAGCGCGCGATCGAGGCCAATCCGCCGCCCGCGCCCGGCGGCAAGCGCATCAAGATGCGCTATGTGACGCAGGTGAAATCGCGCCCGCCGAGCTTCGTCATCTTCGGCACGCGCGTCGATCAGCTTCCCGCCAGCTACGAACGCTATCTGATGAACAGCCTGCGCCGCGACCTTGGCTTCGGGGCGGTGCCGGTGCGCCTGACGCTGCGCGCGCCGCGCAATCCGTTCACGCAGGGCAAGGGGTAG
- a CDS encoding tetratricopeptide repeat protein, translating to MALTPQSNEAFLREVDDELRRDQALDFWRRYGRWLIAAIILALGAFAGLLFWQNQQGKAAERQGEQLQAAFDDLGAGKPDASAKTLAELAQSKSDGYRAVARFTQADIALRKNDLKGAAQQFAAVAGDQSMAKPFRDLALIRQTNAEFDTLKPDVVVSRLRGLAIAGNPYFGSAGELVAIAYLKQGRRDLAGQLFGQIAASEQVPPSIRQRAVQMAGVLNTDKTGTDNGATGGNEKAKQ from the coding sequence TTGGCCCTGACGCCGCAAAGCAATGAAGCGTTCCTGCGTGAAGTCGATGACGAGTTGCGCCGGGATCAGGCGCTCGATTTCTGGCGGCGGTACGGCCGGTGGCTGATCGCGGCGATCATCCTTGCGCTGGGGGCGTTCGCGGGACTTCTGTTCTGGCAGAACCAGCAGGGCAAGGCGGCCGAGCGGCAGGGTGAGCAGCTTCAGGCCGCCTTCGACGATCTCGGCGCGGGCAAGCCCGATGCCTCCGCCAAGACGCTGGCGGAACTGGCGCAGTCCAAGTCCGATGGCTATCGCGCGGTGGCGCGCTTCACCCAGGCGGATATCGCGCTGCGCAAGAACGACCTGAAGGGCGCGGCGCAGCAATTCGCGGCGGTCGCCGGCGACCAGTCGATGGCCAAGCCGTTCCGCGATCTCGCGCTGATCCGCCAGACCAATGCCGAGTTCGACACGCTCAAGCCCGATGTCGTCGTCAGCCGGTTGCGTGGGCTGGCGATCGCCGGCAATCCCTATTTCGGCAGCGCGGGCGAGCTGGTTGCGATCGCCTATCTGAAGCAGGGGCGGCGCGATCTCGCGGGGCAGCTCTTCGGCCAGATCGCGGCATCGGAGCAGGTGCCGCCCTCGATCCGTCAACGCGCGGTTCAGATGGCCGGGGTATTGAACACCGACAAGACCGGCACGGACAACGGCGCGACGGGCGGCAACGAGAAGGCCAAGCAGTAA
- a CDS encoding GNAT family N-acetyltransferase codes for MAEIDDTPDHPELRLSAPIPLTTEHDLSAFDCGEPVLNDWLRHRALKNESRFSRTYVVCAGNRVVGYFCISAGSVERSAAPGKMRRNAPDLIPVSIIGRLAVSLDHAGKGLGMDLLSDALRRIAVASQSIGIGAVLVQAKDEAAKRFYLRCAEFIEYPEDSRTLFLPIETVVAGFG; via the coding sequence ATGGCAGAAATAGACGACACGCCGGACCATCCTGAATTGCGACTGTCTGCCCCCATACCTCTGACGACAGAGCATGATCTTTCGGCGTTCGACTGCGGCGAGCCTGTCCTGAACGACTGGCTGCGCCATCGCGCCTTGAAGAACGAAAGCCGGTTCTCGCGCACCTATGTCGTGTGCGCAGGCAATCGGGTCGTCGGCTACTTCTGTATCTCGGCCGGATCGGTTGAACGCAGCGCGGCTCCCGGCAAGATGCGGCGTAACGCGCCCGACCTGATTCCGGTTTCGATTATCGGGCGGCTCGCCGTTAGCCTCGACCATGCGGGCAAGGGCCTCGGTATGGACCTTTTGTCGGACGCGCTGCGGCGGATTGCAGTCGCCTCGCAAAGCATCGGCATAGGGGCCGTGCTTGTCCAAGCGAAGGATGAAGCGGCCAAACGCTTCTATCTGCGCTGTGCGGAGTTCATAGAGTATCCCGAGGACAGCCGAACGCTGTTCCTGCCCATCGAAACCGTTGTCGCGGGTTTTGGTTAG
- a CDS encoding bacterioferritin-associated ferredoxin has translation MVVCVCNAIREAEVREAARAGSKTTCQAYRSLGRQPKCGQCVTYARSIIDQERAAA, from the coding sequence ATGGTCGTCTGCGTGTGCAATGCCATTCGTGAAGCCGAGGTGCGCGAGGCCGCGCGCGCCGGATCGAAGACGACCTGTCAGGCTTATCGCTCGCTCGGCCGTCAGCCGAAATGCGGCCAGTGCGTGACGTATGCGCGATCCATTATCGATCAGGAACGCGCTGCTGCGTAA
- a CDS encoding ArsC family reductase, translating into MTTLYGIPNCDTVKKARAWLDQRGVAYAFHDYKKAGVDEAALRGWVARVGWEKLLNRAGTTFRKLPDEAKAGLDAEKAIGLMLANPSAIKRPVVTKGDALLVGFDAAQYETLV; encoded by the coding sequence ATGACAACACTCTACGGCATCCCCAATTGCGACACGGTGAAGAAGGCGCGCGCGTGGCTCGACCAGCGTGGCGTTGCTTACGCCTTCCACGACTATAAGAAGGCCGGTGTGGACGAGGCGGCGTTGCGCGGCTGGGTGGCGCGGGTCGGATGGGAGAAACTGCTCAACCGCGCCGGCACCACCTTTCGCAAGCTGCCGGACGAGGCGAAGGCCGGTCTCGACGCGGAAAAGGCGATCGGGCTGATGCTCGCCAACCCTTCGGCAATCAAGCGCCCGGTGGTGACGAAGGGCGACGCGTTGCTCGTCGGCTTCGATGCCGCGCAATATGAAACGCTTGTGTAA
- a CDS encoding PQQ-like beta-propeller repeat protein, translated as MKKVLAAPLVIAALVGLSGCGIFKGHGPKKTPTLGERIPILVSENGAAVDPSMSGVAVTLPPATANDAWAQPGGNAAKNMGNLALAASPTRAWSARIDGGSSRQRLGAAPVVAEGKLFAVDVDAVVHAFRADTGAVLWTAPLATGKKNSAARFGGGVSYDDGKVFATDGLGDVVALNAADGAVVWRAKPGGPLRGAPTVAGGQIYVLSQDNQLFALGEADGKVIWAESGSLESQGVFGVAAPAVASGTVVAGFSSGELSAYRYENGRTLWQDALSRTSISTSVSSLADIDADPVIADGRAYAVGQGGRMVALEISTGQRLWEQNLAGTSTPWLAGEWLFVITDDARLICLSRANGKVRWISQLRGYKNVKKKSGAYVWFGPVLAGDKLWLTNTRGEIVGISPTDGKVVTTIRQGAELSLPPVVANSTLYVLDQKGHITAYR; from the coding sequence ATGAAGAAGGTTCTGGCTGCGCCGCTGGTGATCGCCGCGCTCGTTGGCTTGAGCGGCTGCGGCATATTCAAGGGCCACGGCCCGAAGAAGACGCCGACGCTGGGCGAGCGCATCCCCATCCTCGTTTCGGAAAACGGCGCGGCGGTCGATCCGTCGATGTCGGGCGTGGCTGTGACGCTGCCGCCGGCCACGGCGAATGACGCCTGGGCGCAGCCGGGCGGCAATGCGGCGAAGAACATGGGCAACCTCGCGCTCGCCGCCTCGCCGACGCGGGCATGGAGCGCGCGGATCGACGGTGGATCGAGCCGGCAGCGGCTAGGCGCGGCGCCGGTGGTGGCCGAGGGCAAGCTGTTCGCGGTCGATGTCGATGCCGTGGTCCATGCCTTCCGCGCCGACACCGGCGCGGTGCTGTGGACCGCGCCGCTCGCCACCGGCAAGAAGAACAGCGCGGCGCGCTTCGGCGGCGGCGTCTCCTATGACGACGGCAAGGTCTTCGCGACCGACGGGCTGGGCGACGTGGTGGCGCTGAACGCGGCGGACGGCGCGGTGGTGTGGCGCGCCAAGCCGGGCGGCCCGCTGCGCGGCGCGCCGACCGTCGCCGGCGGCCAGATCTATGTGCTGAGCCAGGACAACCAGCTTTTCGCGCTGGGCGAAGCGGACGGCAAGGTCATCTGGGCGGAATCCGGTAGCCTCGAATCGCAAGGCGTGTTCGGCGTCGCGGCGCCGGCGGTTGCCTCCGGCACGGTGGTCGCCGGCTTCTCGTCGGGCGAGCTTAGCGCCTATCGCTACGAGAACGGGCGCACCTTGTGGCAGGATGCGCTGTCGCGCACCTCAATCTCCACCTCGGTTTCCAGCCTTGCCGATATCGATGCCGATCCGGTGATCGCCGACGGCCGCGCTTATGCGGTCGGGCAGGGCGGGCGCATGGTCGCGCTGGAGATTTCCACCGGCCAGCGCCTGTGGGAGCAGAATCTCGCCGGCACCTCCACGCCGTGGCTGGCAGGCGAGTGGCTGTTCGTCATCACCGACGATGCGCGGCTGATCTGCCTGTCGCGCGCCAACGGCAAGGTGCGCTGGATCTCGCAGCTTCGCGGCTACAAGAACGTCAAGAAGAAGTCCGGCGCCTATGTGTGGTTCGGCCCGGTGCTGGCGGGCGACAAATTGTGGCTGACCAACACCCGCGGCGAGATCGTCGGCATTTCGCCCACCGACGGCAAGGTCGTCACCACCATCCGGCAAGGCGCGGAATTGAGCCTGCCGCCGGTAGTGGCCAATTCGACGCTCTACGTTCTCGACCAGAAGGGGCACATCACCGCATATCGGTGA
- the panB gene encoding 3-methyl-2-oxobutanoate hydroxymethyltransferase, protein MSTTFTIDSSTSRATPVSAPMKRVTVPAVRKRKGAEPLVMLTAYTVRNAQLFDPHCDLLLVGDSLGQVIYGLPSTVPVTLEMMAAHGAAVVRGSYHAMVVIDMPFGSYEASPEKAFESAAWLLKQTGAAAVKLEGGAAMAPTVKFLVDRGIPVMGHVGLTPQAVNMLGGYGARGRTQEEAAKIIDDGQAIDRAGAFAMVVEGVVEPIAIELTRTVECVTIGIGASAHCDGQVLVAEDMLGLFERTPRFVKRYGDMASFVSGCAEAYADEVRSRAFPGPAQTYQPK, encoded by the coding sequence ATGTCCACGACCTTCACGATCGACAGCTCCACCAGCCGGGCGACACCCGTCTCGGCGCCGATGAAGCGCGTCACCGTCCCCGCTGTGCGCAAGCGCAAGGGGGCGGAGCCGCTGGTGATGCTTACCGCCTATACGGTGCGCAACGCGCAATTGTTCGATCCGCATTGCGACCTGCTGCTGGTCGGTGACAGCCTGGGACAGGTGATCTACGGCTTGCCGTCCACTGTCCCCGTGACGCTGGAGATGATGGCGGCGCACGGCGCGGCGGTGGTGCGCGGCAGCTATCATGCGATGGTGGTGATCGACATGCCGTTCGGCAGCTATGAGGCGTCGCCCGAAAAGGCTTTCGAGAGCGCCGCGTGGCTGCTCAAGCAGACCGGCGCGGCGGCGGTGAAGCTGGAAGGCGGGGCGGCGATGGCGCCGACCGTCAAGTTCCTCGTCGATCGCGGCATTCCGGTGATGGGCCATGTCGGGCTGACGCCGCAGGCGGTGAACATGCTCGGCGGCTATGGCGCGCGCGGGCGGACGCAGGAGGAAGCGGCGAAGATCATCGACGATGGCCAGGCGATCGACCGTGCCGGCGCCTTCGCGATGGTGGTGGAGGGCGTGGTCGAGCCGATCGCGATCGAGCTGACCCGCACGGTGGAATGCGTGACGATCGGCATCGGCGCGTCGGCGCATTGCGACGGACAGGTACTGGTGGCCGAGGACATGCTCGGCCTGTTCGAGCGCACGCCGCGTTTCGTGAAGCGGTACGGCGACATGGCGAGCTTCGTCTCGGGCTGCGCCGAGGCCTATGCGGACGAGGTCCGCTCGCGCGCTTTCCCCGGCCCGGCGCAGACCTATCAGCCGAAATAG
- a CDS encoding DUF1778 domain-containing protein translates to MVLGEAERPARRTKPTFLTIVRIDSVDTTSHIPIMAKTRLAPSESSRSATAAVAVRASATDTKGSINLRIETGTRQLIDDAAAVLGKTRTEFMVESARRQAVDVLLDQRLFTLDSERYDAFMQALDNPPAPGPKLKALLRRTPAWQK, encoded by the coding sequence GTGGTTCTGGGCGAAGCCGAGCGCCCCGCTCGAAGGACAAAACCCACCTTTCTTACAATCGTTCGTATTGACAGTGTGGATACAACCTCCCATATTCCGATCATGGCAAAAACACGTCTCGCCCCTTCCGAATCTTCCCGCTCTGCGACCGCTGCCGTCGCCGTGCGCGCCTCTGCGACCGACACCAAGGGTAGCATCAATCTGCGTATCGAAACCGGCACGCGCCAGCTCATTGACGATGCTGCGGCAGTCCTCGGCAAGACGCGCACCGAGTTCATGGTGGAAAGCGCACGGCGGCAAGCGGTGGATGTGCTGCTCGACCAGCGTTTGTTCACGCTAGACTCCGAACGCTACGACGCCTTCATGCAGGCGCTCGACAACCCGCCTGCGCCGGGACCGAAGCTCAAGGCGTTGCTGCGTCGGACCCCGGCATGGCAGAAATAG
- a CDS encoding MBL fold metallo-hydrolase, protein MTRTRGKMLAAALLALAAPAAAVSNPPAWTRSIAPFHLIGPIDYVGTEGLAAYLIHTSAGAILIDAPMAENAARLERNIAARGKLRDVKLILLSHAHFDHAGGLAALKRATGSARATPARSRPARRRARRATA, encoded by the coding sequence GTGACGCGGACTCGCGGCAAGATGCTGGCTGCGGCGCTGCTCGCGCTCGCCGCGCCTGCTGCCGCCGTTTCCAATCCGCCCGCATGGACCCGCTCGATCGCGCCGTTCCACCTGATCGGCCCGATCGATTATGTCGGCACCGAAGGGCTGGCGGCCTATCTGATCCACACCAGCGCCGGCGCTATCCTGATCGACGCGCCGATGGCGGAGAATGCCGCGCGGCTGGAAAGGAATATCGCCGCGCGGGGGAAGCTGCGCGACGTGAAGCTGATCCTGCTCAGCCATGCGCATTTCGATCACGCCGGCGGCCTCGCCGCGCTCAAGCGCGCGACCGGGTCGGCGCGCGCGACGCCCGCGCGGTCGAGACCGGCACGCCGCCGGGCGAGACGAGCTACGGCGTGA